In a single window of the Thermus amyloliquefaciens genome:
- the mqnB gene encoding futalosine hydrolase has product MWLLLSPTALEAPFLRGEPFSFLGRKGLRGEGFVYLEAGIGKVNAALTLAAWAARHPVEKALLFGIAGAYPGSGLALGDLVLVGEEVEADLGLKAGLAPLGFPALELEGRRFYNRFPLDPGLTQGLARALGLEVAVGLTRDLVSESPEEAQALARQWGAQVESMEGAAFARACLALGVRGAELRAISNPAGVRDKGAWRVREAVEALEGAVARVLGEGGA; this is encoded by the coding sequence GTGTGGCTCCTCCTTTCCCCCACGGCCCTCGAGGCCCCCTTTCTCCGGGGCGAGCCCTTCTCCTTCCTGGGGAGGAAGGGGCTTAGGGGAGAGGGGTTTGTTTACCTGGAGGCCGGCATCGGCAAGGTGAACGCCGCCCTTACCCTGGCGGCCTGGGCGGCGCGCCATCCGGTGGAGAAGGCCCTCCTCTTCGGCATCGCCGGGGCCTACCCCGGCTCGGGCCTGGCCTTGGGGGATCTGGTCCTGGTGGGGGAGGAGGTGGAGGCGGATCTGGGGCTAAAGGCGGGCCTCGCCCCCTTGGGCTTCCCGGCTTTGGAGCTTGAGGGAAGGCGCTTCTACAATCGTTTTCCCCTGGACCCCGGCCTGACGCAGGGGCTTGCCCGGGCCCTGGGCCTCGAGGTGGCGGTGGGCCTCACCCGGGACCTGGTTTCCGAAAGCCCGGAGGAGGCCCAGGCCCTCGCCCGGCAATGGGGGGCCCAGGTGGAAAGCATGGAGGGGGCGGCCTTCGCCCGGGCCTGCCTGGCCCTGGGGGTGCGGGGAGCGGAGCTCCGGGCCATCTCCAACCCGGCCGGGGTGCGGGACAAGGGGGCCTGGCGGGTGCGGGAGGCGGTGGAGGCCCTGGAAGGGGCGGTGGCGAGGGTTTTGGGGGAGGGGGGGGCTTGA